CCTTCCGCGCCCGGCGGCGCCTGCCGCAGCGGGGTGCCCTCGGCGCGGTAGTACCGCAGTGCCCGCAGCTCGTGGCCGGCCAGCAGGGCACCGTCGGAGCGCACCACACGCCACCAGGGCACCGACCCTCCGTAGAGTGCCATCACCCGGCCGACCTGGCGTGGCCCTCCCTCAGCGAGCCATTCGGCGACGTCCCCGTACGTCATGACCCGGCCGGGCGGGATG
The genomic region above belongs to Streptomyces marianii and contains:
- a CDS encoding MGMT family protein, with translation MSDEVPELPEYAERVLEVAERIPPGRVMTYGDVAEWLAEGGPRQVGRVMALYGGSVPWWRVVRSDGALLAGHELRALRYYRAEGTPLRQAPPGAEGHVPRLDIRRARWDGGADPADGAGGGAHI